The proteins below come from a single Acinonyx jubatus isolate Ajub_Pintada_27869175 chromosome A1, VMU_Ajub_asm_v1.0, whole genome shotgun sequence genomic window:
- the ARL11 gene encoding ADP-ribosylation factor-like protein 11 yields the protein MGSVNSRDHKAEAQVVMIGLDSAGKTTLLYKLKGHQMVETLPTVGFNVEPLEAPGHVSLTLWDVGGQTQLRASWKDHLEGTDVLVYVLDSTDEARLPEAVAELMEVLDDPHMASVPFLVLANKQEAPDALPLLEIRERLGLERFQDRSWELRACSALTGAGLPEALQSLRSLLKSRSHCVST from the coding sequence ATGGGTTCTGTGAATTCCCGAGATCACAAGGCAGAGGCCCAGGTGGTGATGATAGGCCTCGACTCAGCAGGCAAGACCACGCTCCTGTACAAACTGAAGGGCCACCAGATGGTGGAGACCCTGCCCACTGTTGGTTTCAACGTGGAGCCTCTGGAAGCACCGGGGCACGTGTCTCTGACTCTCTGGGATGTGGGGGGGCAGACCCAGCTCCGGGCCAGCTGGAAGGACCACCTGGAAGGCACGGATGTCCTCGTGTATGTGCTGGATAGCACCGATGAAGCCCGCTTACCCGAGGCAGTGGCTGAGCTCATGGAAGTCCTGGACGACCCACACATGGCCAGCGTCCCTTTCTTGGTGCTGGCCAACAAGCAGGAGGCGCCAGATGCCCTGCCGCTGCTGGAGATCCGAGAGAGGCTGGGCCTGGAGAGGTTCCAGGACCGCAGCTGGGAGCTTCGGGCCTGCAGTGCCCTCACTGGCGCTGGGCTGCCAGAGGCCCTACAGAGCCTGAGGAGCCTCCTGAAATCCCGCAGCCACTGCGTGTCTACGTGA